A stretch of the Sulfurospirillum sp. UCH001 genome encodes the following:
- the pseB gene encoding UDP-N-acetylglucosamine 4,6-dehydratase (inverting), with protein sequence MFNGKNILITGGTGSFGKKYTEILLKNYKPNKIIIYSRDELKQYEMAQQFTDPCMRFFIGDVRDVERLKSAMYGVHYIIHAAALKHVPIAEYNPMECIKTNIYGAQNVIDASLACGVQKVIALSTDKAANPINLYGATKLASDKLFVAANNIRGARRTEFSVVRYGNVVGSRGSVVPLFKKLIAEGAKELPITEAEMTRFWITLEQGVNFVLKNFGRMKGGEIFIPKIPSMKMVDLAKTMAPHLGIKIIGIRPGEKMHEIMVPKDDSHLTLEFHDHFVIQPSILFTQQNDLTCNALGEKGAPVKYGFEYSSETNTQWLDSKGLLEMINA encoded by the coding sequence GTGTTTAATGGCAAGAATATTCTTATTACAGGTGGAACAGGTAGTTTTGGCAAAAAATATACAGAGATTCTTTTAAAAAACTATAAACCTAACAAAATCATCATCTACTCTCGCGATGAACTTAAACAATACGAAATGGCACAACAGTTTACAGACCCATGTATGCGCTTTTTTATAGGCGATGTCCGCGATGTTGAAAGGCTTAAAAGTGCTATGTATGGGGTACATTACATTATTCATGCTGCTGCACTCAAGCACGTTCCTATTGCTGAATACAACCCAATGGAATGTATTAAAACCAATATTTATGGTGCACAAAATGTCATTGATGCAAGTTTAGCATGTGGCGTGCAAAAAGTCATTGCACTCTCGACAGATAAAGCAGCCAATCCTATCAACCTTTATGGTGCGACAAAACTTGCGAGCGATAAACTTTTTGTTGCTGCCAATAACATCAGGGGTGCGAGACGAACAGAGTTTTCTGTTGTACGTTATGGCAACGTTGTAGGAAGTCGTGGTTCAGTTGTTCCTCTCTTTAAAAAACTTATTGCCGAAGGGGCTAAAGAGCTTCCTATTACAGAAGCTGAAATGACCCGTTTTTGGATTACACTAGAGCAAGGCGTTAATTTCGTCCTTAAAAATTTTGGACGTATGAAGGGTGGTGAGATTTTTATTCCTAAAATCCCTTCGATGAAGATGGTTGATTTAGCAAAAACCATGGCACCTCATCTTGGCATCAAAATTATCGGTATCCGTCCTGGTGAAAAAATGCATGAAATCATGGTTCCTAAAGACGATAGCCACTTAACATTAGAGTTTCATGACCATTTTGTGATTCAGCCAAGTATCTTATTTACTCAACAAAATGATCTTACGTGTAATGCACTTGGAGAAAAAGGTGCACCTGTAAAATATGGGTTTGAATACAGCTCAGAAACAAACACGCAATGGCTTGATTCCAAAGGCTTATTGGAGATGATAAACGCATGA
- the pseC gene encoding UDP-4-amino-4,6-dideoxy-N-acetyl-beta-L-altrosamine transaminase, translated as MIPYSRQLIEQCDIDAVSNALKGDFLTGGKSVSDFEEALASYLGVKHVCVMNSATSCLHVAYQIIELKRGDEIITTPLTFAATSNTAIQCGATPLFCDIKYDGNIDERKLEALITPRTKAIVPVDFGGNPLPIHLIKEVCEKHQLYLIEDASHALGSTIDGVKVGHVADMTIFSFHAIKPITTFEGGAIATNNTAFYEQAKLLRSHGIVKKELWNSDMVTLGENYRLSDIACALGLSQLKRLDAFIDKRNEIAHYYDKRFSNNPFFTTIAIDQNKRSTYHLYPILLDRSLWCSKEDIFKALHAKGLGVQVHYKPVYQFSYYKERFGEQSLETAEDFYRAELSIPCHQGMSMDDAKMVADTLLEVLTSIKGCLL; from the coding sequence ATGATTCCTTATAGCAGACAATTGATTGAGCAGTGCGATATAGACGCTGTTTCAAATGCTTTAAAAGGCGATTTTCTCACCGGGGGGAAATCCGTTAGTGATTTTGAAGAGGCACTTGCCTCTTATTTGGGTGTTAAACACGTCTGTGTCATGAACTCAGCAACCTCGTGCTTGCATGTTGCTTATCAAATTATTGAATTAAAACGTGGTGATGAGATTATCACAACCCCTTTAACATTCGCAGCGACATCCAATACCGCCATTCAATGCGGAGCAACTCCTCTATTTTGCGATATAAAATACGATGGTAATATCGATGAGCGCAAACTAGAGGCGTTAATCACGCCTCGAACCAAAGCAATAGTGCCTGTGGATTTTGGCGGAAATCCACTGCCTATTCATCTGATTAAAGAAGTATGTGAAAAACATCAGCTTTATTTGATCGAAGATGCCAGCCATGCTCTTGGGAGCACAATCGATGGTGTCAAGGTAGGACATGTTGCCGATATGACCATCTTTAGTTTCCATGCCATTAAACCTATCACTACTTTTGAAGGTGGAGCAATAGCGACCAATAACACAGCATTTTATGAGCAGGCAAAACTTTTACGCTCACATGGCATTGTTAAAAAAGAGCTGTGGAATTCAGATATGGTCACTCTTGGCGAAAACTATCGTCTTAGTGACATAGCTTGTGCTCTGGGGTTATCTCAATTAAAACGCTTAGATGCTTTTATCGATAAGCGTAATGAAATAGCACATTACTATGATAAACGCTTTAGCAACAATCCTTTTTTTACAACCATTGCAATCGATCAAAACAAACGAAGCACCTATCATCTCTACCCTATTTTACTTGATCGTTCTCTTTGGTGTTCCAAAGAAGATATATTTAAAGCCTTGCATGCCAAAGGGTTAGGTGTACAAGTACACTACAAGCCTGTCTATCAATTTAGTTACTATAAAGAGCGTTTTGGTGAGCAATCTCTAGAAACAGCAGAAGATTTCTACCGTGCTGAGCTTTCTATTCCGTGCCATCAAGGCATGAGTATGGACGACGCCAAAATGGTAGCTGACACCTTGCTTGAAGTGCTGACTTCCATAAAAGGATGTCTGCTATGA
- the pseF gene encoding pseudaminic acid cytidylyltransferase, which translates to MRLAIIPARGGSKRIPRKNIKAFCGKPMIAYSIEAALKSGCFDKIVVSTDDEEIATLARSLGAEVPFMRPKELSDDHTATIPVIAHAITASVRDIKDVEAVCCIYATAPFVQPHYIQEAYEKLIKTHSTYAFSATSFPFPIQRAIRLTKDDRVEMFSPEHFNTRSQDLEEAFHDAGQFYWGTPEAWLEGKIIFAPHSTAVLLPRHLVQDIDTPEDWVRAEFMYKALALS; encoded by the coding sequence ATGAGACTTGCCATTATCCCAGCACGTGGAGGCAGTAAACGCATTCCTCGAAAAAACATTAAAGCATTTTGTGGTAAACCTATGATCGCATACAGCATTGAAGCAGCCCTTAAAAGTGGCTGTTTTGATAAAATTGTTGTGAGTACTGACGATGAAGAGATCGCAACATTGGCTCGCTCTTTAGGAGCGGAAGTTCCTTTTATGCGACCAAAAGAGCTCAGTGACGACCACACAGCGACCATTCCTGTTATCGCTCATGCCATTACTGCTTCTGTTCGTGATATCAAAGATGTCGAAGCAGTCTGTTGTATCTATGCTACCGCTCCTTTTGTGCAACCACACTACATTCAAGAAGCATATGAGAAACTGATAAAAACACATAGTACTTATGCATTTAGTGCAACGAGTTTCCCTTTCCCGATTCAGCGTGCTATTCGCCTTACCAAAGATGACCGTGTCGAGATGTTCTCACCTGAGCACTTTAACACCAGAAGCCAAGACTTAGAAGAAGCCTTTCATGACGCAGGGCAATTTTACTGGGGAACTCCCGAGGCATGGTTAGAAGGTAAAATTATCTTCGCACCTCACTCGACAGCTGTTCTTTTGCCTCGTCATTTGGTTCAAGATATCGATACACCAGAAGATTGGGTAAGAGCTGAGTTTATGTACAAAGCCCTTGCTCTTTCATGA
- the pseG gene encoding UDP-2,4-diacetamido-2,4,6-trideoxy-beta-L-altropyranose hydrolase: protein MRTLIRSDSSSTIGLGHIMRDLVFAKSLEGEVIFACQNLEGNIIASIPYEVKILKSNDVEELIELIRTLQITLLVIDHYGIDIAYERAIKEATQVEILSFDDTYQLHHCDILLNHNISANKKRYKDLVPPSCELRCGILYTLIRDEFREEKKQKRKKIYDLFIAMGGTDASNITLSILKTLPKTLRICVLTTTANAHLKELQDYVVDFPTIALHINSNEVAKLLHQSHFAIVTPSVMVHEVLFMEVPFIAIKVAANQDDMFEYLHKQGYPVLKEWDASSFMQLYNAQ from the coding sequence ATGAGAACGTTAATTCGCAGTGACAGTTCAAGCACGATTGGGCTTGGACATATTATGCGCGATTTGGTATTTGCCAAAAGTCTTGAAGGCGAAGTCATCTTTGCATGCCAAAACTTGGAAGGCAATATCATTGCTTCCATTCCTTATGAAGTCAAAATCTTAAAATCAAACGATGTTGAAGAACTTATAGAGCTGATTAGAACATTACAGATCACGTTGTTGGTAATCGATCATTACGGTATTGATATAGCGTATGAACGCGCCATCAAAGAAGCAACGCAGGTAGAAATCCTAAGCTTTGATGACACCTACCAACTGCACCATTGCGATATTTTACTGAACCACAATATTTCAGCAAATAAAAAACGCTATAAAGATTTAGTTCCACCCTCTTGTGAACTTCGTTGCGGTATTTTATACACGCTCATACGCGATGAATTTAGAGAAGAAAAAAAACAAAAACGTAAAAAAATCTATGATCTCTTTATCGCAATGGGTGGAACCGACGCTAGCAACATCACACTTTCTATCTTAAAAACGTTGCCTAAAACATTGCGCATCTGTGTCCTTACCACAACGGCAAATGCCCATCTCAAAGAACTTCAAGATTATGTTGTAGATTTTCCTACGATTGCTTTACACATCAACTCAAACGAAGTTGCCAAATTACTGCATCAAAGTCACTTTGCCATTGTAACGCCAAGTGTGATGGTACATGAAGTACTCTTTATGGAAGTGCCCTTCATTGCGATTAAAGTAGCAGCAAATCAAGACGATATGTTTGAATACCTTCACAAACAAGGATACCCTGTGTTAAAGGAGTGGGATGCATCTTCATTTATGCAACTTTACAACGCTCAGTGA
- the pseH gene encoding UDP-4-amino-4,6-dideoxy-N-acetyl-beta-L-altrosamine N-acetyltransferase, producing MHLHLCNFTTLSESQKKMILTWRNHPNVKAYMYNDKEITEAEHFGFIETLKNREDRRYFLVQENKSDLGVIDFNAISKESAIMGLYANPTLTQKGIGSRLMEAIVTYAFETLNIQALKAEVFAENQRARALYEKFGFCEKERKSVNEKEVICMELTNENR from the coding sequence ATGCATCTTCATTTATGCAACTTTACAACGCTCAGTGAATCTCAAAAAAAGATGATTTTAACATGGCGTAACCATCCCAATGTCAAAGCGTATATGTATAACGATAAAGAGATTACAGAAGCAGAACATTTTGGATTTATAGAAACTCTAAAAAACCGTGAAGATAGACGCTATTTTCTCGTACAAGAGAACAAGAGTGATCTCGGTGTGATTGATTTTAATGCTATTTCTAAAGAGTCTGCCATCATGGGCTTGTATGCCAATCCTACATTAACGCAAAAAGGAATTGGTTCACGCTTAATGGAGGCGATTGTAACGTACGCATTTGAAACATTAAATATACAAGCACTCAAAGCCGAAGTCTTTGCAGAAAATCAAAGAGCTAGAGCACTGTATGAAAAATTTGGATTTTGTGAAAAAGAACGTAAAAGCGTGAATGAAAAAGAGGTTATTTGTATGGAGTTAACAAATGAAAATCGGTAA
- the pseI gene encoding pseudaminic acid synthase, which yields MKIGNFDLNSTRTLIIAELSANHGNSIEIAKETIRAAKKAGADAIKLQTYTADTLTLNCDKEDFVVKGGTLWDNKTLYELYHEAYTPWEWHKELFECAQEEGLLCFSTPFDKSAVDFLEQFDPPAYKVASFEITDYELVRYMASKQRPMIISTGIATLNEIEDVVRICQREDNSEIILLQCTSSYPAPLEGANLLTIPDLSKRFGVIAGFSDHTLGITAPVTAVALGAKVIEKHFILDSSIGGADAAFSLDTNAFTEMVQAVRDAEKLLGKPTYYTDVKTIKGRQFSRSLYIAKDIAKGEVFNEDNIRSIRPGYGLHPRYLKDVLGKCAKEDLSFGDRLKKEDIE from the coding sequence ATGAAAATCGGTAATTTTGACTTAAATAGCACGCGAACACTGATCATAGCTGAGCTTTCCGCCAATCATGGCAATAGCATAGAAATCGCAAAAGAAACGATTAGAGCAGCAAAAAAAGCAGGCGCTGATGCGATTAAGCTTCAAACCTATACCGCCGATACATTAACACTCAATTGTGATAAAGAAGATTTTGTTGTCAAAGGCGGTACTTTGTGGGATAATAAAACTCTCTACGAACTCTATCATGAAGCCTATACGCCTTGGGAGTGGCATAAAGAGCTATTTGAATGCGCTCAAGAAGAGGGTTTGCTCTGCTTTTCAACACCTTTCGATAAAAGCGCCGTTGATTTTTTAGAACAGTTTGATCCTCCTGCATACAAAGTCGCTAGTTTTGAAATCACAGACTACGAACTGGTACGCTATATGGCGTCTAAGCAAAGGCCTATGATTATCTCTACCGGTATTGCGACACTGAATGAAATCGAAGATGTGGTACGCATCTGCCAAAGAGAAGATAACTCTGAGATTATTTTATTGCAGTGCACGTCATCTTATCCTGCACCACTAGAAGGTGCCAACCTTCTTACAATACCAGATCTAAGCAAACGCTTTGGTGTTATCGCAGGTTTTTCAGACCACACATTGGGTATTACTGCACCTGTAACAGCTGTAGCGTTGGGTGCGAAAGTCATTGAAAAACATTTCATCTTAGATAGCTCTATTGGTGGAGCAGATGCCGCTTTTTCACTCGACACAAATGCTTTTACAGAGATGGTACAAGCCGTCCGTGATGCTGAAAAATTGTTAGGTAAGCCTACATACTATACGGATGTAAAGACCATTAAGGGCAGACAGTTTTCAAGAAGTCTTTATATTGCCAAAGATATTGCAAAAGGCGAAGTGTTCAATGAAGATAATATTCGTTCCATTCGCCCTGGTTATGGGCTACATCCAAGGTATCTCAAAGATGTTCTAGGCAAATGTGCAAAAGAAGATTTGAGCTTTGGAGATAGACTAAAAAAAGAGGATATTGAGTGA
- a CDS encoding Gfo/Idh/MocA family protein encodes MPKSLSCAIIGAGSIGGLIDSPNSENIASHAHAFFKHPNCKLVAICEPNSANQSAFVGRWDEVEIYHSFDSLLQYETIDLLAIASPTPFHAKTLEEALHVKSLQAIMCEKPLVATAKELAHIKPLLLSSDKKILIHLMRQYDPSFIKLAHAITAQKWGKAVRFQGVFTKGLLHNGIHMLALLSHLFGEIQNIKSLHVTHHHDISGDFDVTCKHARGVLSCMEELPYSAFELTIWFENGKVEIKEGGSRIDTFIKKPSTLYEGYFTLEHEETLPNTLKYYALNSLEFLLQNDDITCKQILQEHLDVHAKIFETIAKEKRQ; translated from the coding sequence ATGCCAAAATCTCTCTCATGTGCCATTATCGGAGCTGGAAGTATTGGTGGTCTTATCGACTCGCCTAACAGTGAGAATATCGCCTCACATGCTCACGCATTTTTTAAACATCCAAACTGCAAGCTTGTTGCCATTTGTGAGCCAAATAGTGCTAACCAAAGCGCGTTTGTTGGGCGTTGGGATGAAGTGGAAATTTACCATTCTTTTGACTCTTTATTGCAGTATGAGACCATCGATCTACTTGCCATCGCATCACCAACACCGTTTCATGCAAAAACACTCGAAGAGGCTTTACACGTAAAAAGTTTGCAAGCCATTATGTGCGAGAAACCTCTTGTTGCAACGGCCAAAGAATTGGCACACATAAAACCATTACTTCTTTCAAGCGATAAAAAAATTCTCATTCATCTAATGCGACAGTACGACCCTTCTTTTATAAAACTTGCCCATGCTATAACTGCCCAAAAATGGGGAAAAGCCGTTCGTTTTCAAGGTGTTTTCACCAAGGGCTTACTGCACAATGGCATTCACATGTTAGCACTTCTGAGTCATCTTTTTGGCGAAATCCAAAATATAAAATCCTTACATGTTACACATCATCATGACATCAGCGGCGATTTTGATGTGACATGCAAACACGCCAGAGGAGTGCTGAGTTGTATGGAAGAGCTTCCTTATTCGGCATTTGAGCTTACTATCTGGTTTGAAAATGGCAAAGTGGAGATCAAAGAGGGAGGCTCAAGGATTGATACATTTATCAAAAAACCTTCAACTCTATATGAAGGCTATTTTACGCTAGAACATGAAGAGACCTTACCCAATACATTGAAATATTATGCACTAAACTCGCTTGAATTTTTACTCCAAAACGACGATATAACCTGCAAACAGATCTTGCAAGAACACTTAGATGTTCATGCAAAAATTTTTGAAACCATTGCAAAAGAGAAACGACAATGA
- a CDS encoding DegT/DnrJ/EryC1/StrS aminotransferase family protein: protein MKKLAINGGEKLRSNPFPAYNTIGVEEEEAVLRVLRSGKLSTYLGAWHQDFYGGSEVRAFEQEWATFFGVKHAISVNSATSGLICAVGAAGIEAGDEVIVSPYTMSASAVAPLFYGGIPVFADVEEETYCLDPKSVEAKITPKTKAIIVVDIFGQPYNVEAINAIAKKHNLIVIEDAAQAPGAMYKERFAGTLGDMGVFSLNYHKHIHSGEGGVIVTNDDALANKLQLIRNHAESVIANKGFSAPSELINMVGFNFRMTEMECAVAREQLKKLPDLLTERLENVAYINEQLKCIPCLKTTKTREHVKHAFYVHPLEFDASLAGVHRDVFIKAVKAELPRTIMRDDSDVLMGCGYVKPIYLQPLFAHKIAFGSKGYPFNLSTVTYTKGDCPVCESLHFERLFTHELMRPGMSRSDMDDVVRAFAKVWENKEELVMEHLK from the coding sequence ATGAAAAAATTAGCCATTAACGGCGGAGAAAAACTACGTTCTAACCCTTTCCCAGCGTATAACACGATAGGTGTAGAGGAAGAAGAGGCTGTTCTAAGAGTGCTTAGAAGCGGTAAACTCTCCACGTACCTCGGAGCTTGGCATCAGGATTTTTATGGAGGAAGCGAAGTACGTGCTTTTGAGCAAGAGTGGGCAACTTTTTTTGGTGTCAAACATGCGATTAGTGTTAACTCTGCCACTTCTGGACTTATCTGTGCAGTGGGTGCCGCGGGCATTGAAGCAGGTGATGAAGTGATTGTGAGTCCTTATACCATGTCAGCCTCTGCCGTTGCACCATTATTTTACGGCGGTATCCCTGTTTTTGCTGATGTAGAAGAAGAGACCTACTGCCTAGACCCCAAAAGTGTTGAAGCAAAAATCACCCCTAAAACCAAAGCCATTATCGTGGTCGATATTTTCGGACAACCTTACAATGTAGAAGCCATTAATGCCATTGCAAAAAAACATAACCTCATCGTCATCGAAGATGCCGCACAAGCCCCAGGAGCAATGTACAAAGAGCGTTTTGCAGGAACCCTTGGCGATATGGGTGTTTTTTCACTCAATTACCACAAGCACATTCATTCAGGGGAAGGCGGTGTCATTGTCACCAATGATGACGCTTTAGCTAATAAACTCCAACTTATCCGCAACCACGCTGAATCGGTCATCGCCAATAAAGGCTTTAGCGCACCAAGCGAGCTTATCAACATGGTCGGTTTCAACTTCCGTATGACAGAGATGGAGTGCGCAGTCGCTCGTGAACAGCTCAAAAAACTCCCGGATCTACTTACTGAGCGTCTTGAAAATGTTGCGTATATCAACGAACAACTAAAATGCATTCCATGCCTTAAAACAACAAAAACCAGAGAACATGTCAAACACGCTTTTTATGTACATCCTTTAGAGTTTGACGCTAGCCTTGCAGGTGTTCACCGAGATGTTTTCATCAAAGCAGTTAAAGCGGAACTGCCTCGTACCATCATGCGTGATGATTCAGATGTGTTGATGGGATGTGGTTATGTAAAACCCATCTATCTCCAACCGCTTTTTGCTCATAAAATTGCGTTTGGAAGCAAAGGGTACCCGTTTAATCTCTCCACGGTAACGTACACAAAAGGCGACTGTCCGGTATGTGAGAGCTTACATTTTGAGAGACTTTTTACCCATGAACTCATGCGCCCTGGTATGAGCAGGAGCGATATGGATGATGTGGTAAGAGCGTTTGCCAAAGTATGGGAAAACAAAGAGGAATTAGTTATGGAACATCTAAAATGA
- a CDS encoding bifunctional 2-polyprenyl-6-hydroxyphenol methylase/3-demethylubiquinol 3-O-methyltransferase UbiG: protein MDFNNIKEKAITIYNNSAQKFGAHTFASVHWEDEQKALYRYHLINKHIAKESGTSVLDIGCGNGGLFKYLNYSGFRGSYRGYDINETLINAAKKIYSKHSDCFEVIDILNDEATHTYDYVVLSGLFNSNYGQDFKWICAFVKKMYDLSNKKVIFNAISTYTNFKEESMYYIDPLEISDFIIKNLSSEIIVEHGQLPYNFQIVINKDASWKTLN from the coding sequence ATGGACTTTAACAATATTAAAGAGAAAGCTATCACTATCTATAACAATTCTGCTCAAAAATTTGGTGCACATACATTTGCGTCTGTTCACTGGGAAGACGAACAAAAAGCACTTTATAGATATCATCTTATAAATAAACATATTGCGAAAGAGAGTGGAACGTCTGTTTTAGATATTGGCTGTGGGAATGGAGGATTATTTAAATACCTTAATTATTCTGGTTTTAGAGGCTCATATAGGGGCTATGATATTAATGAAACATTGATTAATGCTGCAAAAAAAATTTATTCTAAGCACTCTGATTGTTTTGAAGTCATTGATATTTTGAATGATGAAGCTACGCACACATATGATTACGTCGTTCTTAGTGGTCTATTTAACAGTAACTATGGGCAAGATTTTAAATGGATTTGCGCTTTTGTTAAAAAGATGTATGATCTCTCAAATAAAAAAGTTATTTTCAATGCTATTTCAACATATACAAACTTTAAAGAAGAGTCTATGTATTATATTGATCCTTTAGAAATTTCAGATTTTATTATTAAAAACCTATCCAGTGAAATAATTGTAGAACATGGTCAATTACCCTATAATTTTCAAATCGTCATTAATAAAGATGCCTCATGGAAAACTTTAAATTAA
- a CDS encoding pseudaminic acid biosynthesis-associated methylase, translated as MKQYQTEQEKFWAGKFGDEYISRNKEPWLIASNLALFSSILKRTNHVNSIIEFGANIGMNIHAIKNLLPNTKLSAIEINAKAVEQLSQIENLTVYHQSIFDFASNKKNDFVFSKGVLIHLAPTMLPKVYKTMYENSNRYICMIEYYNPTPMEIPYREHNDKMYKRDFAGEIMDIYPDLQLVDYGFIYRRDPVFVQGDLTWFLMEKRV; from the coding sequence ATGAAACAATACCAAACTGAACAAGAAAAATTTTGGGCTGGAAAATTTGGCGATGAATACATTTCTAGAAATAAAGAGCCATGGTTAATAGCTTCAAATTTAGCTCTTTTCTCATCCATTTTAAAGCGGACTAATCATGTGAATTCTATTATCGAATTTGGAGCAAATATAGGTATGAACATTCATGCCATTAAAAACTTACTTCCCAACACAAAACTTAGTGCTATTGAAATCAATGCTAAAGCAGTTGAACAACTTTCTCAGATTGAAAATTTAACTGTCTATCACCAGTCGATTTTTGATTTTGCATCCAATAAAAAAAATGATTTTGTCTTTTCTAAAGGTGTGTTAATTCACCTTGCGCCTACCATGCTTCCTAAGGTCTATAAGACTATGTATGAAAACAGTAACCGCTACATTTGTATGATTGAGTACTACAACCCTACGCCTATGGAAATCCCTTACCGAGAGCACAATGATAAGATGTATAAAAGAGACTTTGCTGGAGAGATCATGGATATATATCCTGATTTGCAACTAGTAGATTATGGTTTTATTTACCGTAGAGATCCTGTATTTGTCCAAGGGGATTTGACATGGTTTTTGATGGAAAAGAGGGTATAA